AGATAATCGTTCATTCTTCGAAAAAATAACTGGAGCAGTGAGGATAGAGGAAGAACAAGAAGAAGCTCTGGAAGCACCTGTAAAATCGGCTGGTATATGGAGTGAGGAAAGCCCAGATGAAGGTGAGCTTTCGGTTGACGTATATCAAACTCCAAACGAGATAATAGTGAAGACAATGGTAGCAGGAGTAAAACCTGAAGATTTGGATGTATCAATAACTCGCGAAATGGTGACAGTAAAAGGCAGGAGAGAAGAGGAGCGTACCATAAGTGAGGGTGATTATTTTCATAAAGAATTGTATTGGGGCTCTTTCTCTCGCTCAGTAGTACTACCTCAAGAAATCGACGTCGACTCAGCGGAAGCGGTGGAGAAACATGGTTTGCTTATACTTAAATTACCCAAGCTCAATAAAAATAGGCAAACTAAAGTAAGAGTAAAAGGAAGTTAACCAAGTAACCAATAACCAAGGGGGACCCTTGGTTATGCGGGAATACCCAGTAAGCTAGCTACCTTTTCTTTCTGAAAACCGATAATTATATCGTTATCGATTTGAATGACAGGTACGCCAAGCTGACCACTTTTTTGGACCATATCTTTACGAGCCTCAATATCACTCGCTACATCTATATTTTCAAACGGGATATTGCTCGCAGTAAGGAACTCCTTGGCCATAGCGCAAAAATGGCAGGTCGGAGTGGAATATATTTTTACGGTTTTCATCGCTTTTATTTAAAATTTGTAAGAAAAGCTATTATACCATTTTTTCATATTATGCTATATTGTTCTTATGGAACCAGAAGACAGAGATCTTTTAAGAAGGACATTTGAATTGAGCCAGAAAAATAGTAAGATTCTGGAGTCGATAAAAAAAAGCATGTTCTGGGGCAGAGTGATGCGTTATGTCTACTGGGCCATATTGCTCGGCGCCGCTGTGGGAGCATATTATTTTATCGAACCATATGTTGATCAAATGCTCGAGGTATATGGAGGAGTCAAGGGGAGTATAAATAATTTATTTCAGTAAAATTGCTGGGATAGCTCAGTTGGTAGAGCATTCCCCTGAAGAGGGAAGGGTCGCCGGTTCGACCCCGGCTCCCAGCACACAATTAAATATTGGAAATCCGCTCATAGCTCAGCTGGTAGAGCAGCTCCCTCTTAAGGAGACGGTCCCAGGTTCGATTCCTGGTGAGCGGACTGCGGATATTGGGCAGGTGGTGAAATGGTATACACGCCAGTTTTAGGAACTGGTGCCGCAAGGCATGGAGGTTCAAGTCCTCTCCTGCCCACAAAAGTTTGAAAAATAATCCGCATT
This region of Candidatus Paceibacterota bacterium genomic DNA includes:
- a CDS encoding glutaredoxin domain-containing protein, giving the protein MKTVKIYSTPTCHFCAMAKEFLTASNIPFENIDVASDIEARKDMVQKSGQLGVPVIQIDNDIIIGFQKEKVASLLGIPA
- a CDS encoding Hsp20/alpha crystallin family protein → MAKDNRSFFEKITGAVRIEEEQEEALEAPVKSAGIWSEESPDEGELSVDVYQTPNEIIVKTMVAGVKPEDLDVSITREMVTVKGRREEERTISEGDYFHKELYWGSFSRSVVLPQEIDVDSAEAVEKHGLLILKLPKLNKNRQTKVRVKGS